In the Natronoglycomyces albus genome, GAAATGCCGCATCGTGGCTGGCCACGATCACCGCGCCTCGGTAGGAGTCCAATGCCGCCTTCAATTGCGCCACCGACGGCAAATCCAGGTTGTTCGTCGGTTCGTCCAGCATCAGCAGCTGCGGAGCCGGGCTCGCGGACAACACCACTGCCAATGCCGCCCGCAGCCGTTCCCCTCCCGAGAGCGTCCCGGCCATAGCGAAGGCAGCGTCCTTTCGGAACTGAAAGCGGGCCAAGCGGTTGCGAATCTGTGCATCGGTCATGTGTGGCGCGGCGGCTCGGACATTGTCCAACACAGTCGCCTCCTCGTGCAAAATGTCTATTTTCTGCGGAACGTACCGCAACGGCACGTACGTGTTGACCTCTCCGGTATCAGGCATAACCAGGCCAGCGATCGCTCGCAATAGCGTGGTCTTACCGCTACCGTTGTCGCCAATGAGAGCGATACGTTCAGGCCCCTGAATTCCCAGGCTGACTCCCGCGGCTCCGAACACGTCCCCCACGGTGAGGGCACGGACGTCCAACAAGACCCGCCCGGAGGGAACTCGCGTCTCGGGTAGGTCCACCGCGATGAGGTCCTCGCCGCGCAGTTTGCGCTGCGCCGCATCGAGCTTCTCGCGCGCCTGAGCGAGTTCCTCGGTGTGTCGTTCGGTCAGCTTCGCGGCCGATACCTCGGCGCTTCGTTTCTTCGCGTTCATGACTATCAACGGCTGGCGTTTATTGGCATGGAATCGTTTTGCCTGTTGGCGACGATGGGCCAGTTTGGTCTGGTTCTCCATGGCATCACGACGTTGCCGTTCGACGTCGGCCGCGGCCTGGCGCACGTGGCGCGCGGCGGCATGCTGCTCGGTCGCTATGGCCCTCTCATAGGCGTCGAAATTTCCGGTGAAGGTTCGGATTCGCCCCGCCCGCAACTCGGCGATAGCATCGACCCGGTCGAGCAGGGCCCGATCGTGGCTAACCACGACCAAGGCCCCATCGAACTGGTCGATGGCCGTGTACAGGCGGGATCGGGCTCTCGCGTCGAGGTTGTTGGTCGGCTCATCGAGGATCAGCAAATCTGGCTGAGCCAGCAAGAGGCCGGTAAGCCCACAGAGCATGGCCTCACCGCCAGAGAGCGTCGCCACGGTGCGGCCCAACTCGATATCGGCCAAGCCCAGGGCATCCAGGTGGGCCCGAGTACGTTCGGCTATATCCCACTGCTCCCCGAGCATCTCAAAGTGGCTTTCGTCGGCACTGCCCGATTCGATAGCGTCCAAGGCTTGCAGTCGGCCACTGATGCCGAGCAAGTCCGCGACACTGCGGTGACCGGACAGCGGGAGCTCTTGAGGCAAATAGCCCAGGGTTCCATGACGTTCGATGTGTCCTTGCGCAGGCGTGGCATGCCCGGCGATCAGACGCAGCAGGGTGGACTTGCCGCAGCCGTTATGTCCGATCAAGCCGGTCTTTCCAGGGCCAAAGGCCGCGTCGAGGTTGGTAAAGACGTACTCGCCATCTGGCCAGGCGAAGCTGAGGTTCTGAATGACGATGGCATTGGACATAGACATGAGGTCTCCTCAATCGTCGGTGGGACGGGGCTGTGTCGGACTCGCATCGGTCGGACACAAAGCTGGGAGAAGACACCACGGCGCGTCGAACGAGGCGCTCATAGGCACAAAAAAGTCCCCGGTGATGGGAAGCGGCCCACACAGATCGCTGCGTCGCTGGGCTGAAAGCCGGTGGCGACGTGGTGTCAGCGATCTGACTACTTCAAGGGCTTTCCTCACCTCGGGGACAAAGACCACTCCATCATAGGTGACGCGGCCGCCAGGGGCAACGGATTTTCCCACCGGTTGCGTCGCACATGGTCGAGCCACGGTGGACCCGAGCAACTGAAATCAGACTTTGTTCGCGTCGTGGGCGAGGATGGCCAGCTGAATGCGGCTGGTGTAGTCCAGCTTGGTCAGGGCACTGGAAATGTGGGCTTTCACGGTGCCCACTGACATGTACAACTCGGCCGCGATCTCAGCGTTCGACATTCCTTGGGCAACGGCGCGGGCGACGTCTTGTTCCCTGGAACTCAATTGAGCGAACGTGTCTGCGGCCGGGTTAGGCTCGGCCGCAACCGGCCCGGTTTCGGTGACATGGCCGATCAAAGTGCGAGTGACTTCGGGCGACAGGACTGGTTCCCCAGCAGCAGCACGGCGGATGGCGTCGATGATGCGTTCGGGCGGGGTGTGTTTGAGGAGGAATCCGGCCGCTCCAGCACGCAGGGCCGCCACAACCGTGTCGTCGGCATCGAAGGTGGTCATAACGATGACCTGAGGGTGGGGCGGTTGTATCGGGTCGGTACCAGGGGCGGCGGAGGTGGCCTTACACAGCTGAGCCGTGGCGCTAATGCCATCGAGCAAGGGCATGCGAACATCCATCAAGATCACGTCGGGTTCATGTTCACCGACAGCCTCTACCGCCTGGGCTCCATCGGATACCTCGGCGACTACGGCGATATCCTCGGCTCCGCCGAGCATGATCTGCAATCCCGACCGCACCAACGGGTCATCGTCAACTAGCAGCACACGAATCGGGCGGGAATCAGTCACGGTTCAACGGTAGCGCAACGGCCAACCGGTACCGGCCATCGGAGATCCCAAAGTTAAGTTGACCGCCCTCCAGCTCGACCCGTTCGGCCAGCCCCGTTAGCCCCGTATTGGCTCCCGGTATCTCCGAGGCCGTGACGCCGGGGGTCAGCGGATTGGCCACCGTGGCCACCACGGAAGTCGAGTCGGCCGACACGCTGACAGTGACCGTGGAACCCGGAGCGTGCTTGCGGGCGTTCGTCAAGCCCTCCTGCACTGTGCGATACAAGGTGCGTTGCAGTTGCGGCCGCAAAGACTCAGCCTCGGACAGGGTCATATAGAAGCGAACGTCCTGCCCAGACTCCTTTGCTTCCTCTATCAACGCCGGTAGCTCAGCCAGTTTCGCCTGAGCGCCCGAGGCGTTGAAGCTGTCGCCGTTGTTGTCATCACGCAACACATGCAAAATGTCAGCTAGTTCCGACAGTGCCTGGCGGGCGTTGTCCCCGATCAACGTCACCGTCTCGACTAGCTCATCCTCGGTCAACGGTTTGCCGCCTTCGCTGGCCCGCTTTGATCGGTAGGCCAGACCCCCCGCATGCACCGACAGCATCGACAGACGGTGCGCTAGGACGTCGTGCATTTCCCGCGCGATCGTCTGCCGCTCATTCGTACGCACGTTCGCTAGACGTTGTTCCTGTTCAATACGATCCCGTCGGGCTTGCTCACGCATCCCCACCACCACCTGCCGGTGCGAGCGAGCCAACATGCCCGACAGCATGAACACAAGGTAGAACATGACGATGACCAGCACAGTCACCCAAGGCAATTGGCCTTCAGGCTGCGGGACGACGAAAGGAAAACTTATCCCAACCAGGATATGAACCAGCACCGCAACCGCCACCGGCTTAGCTGGGCGGTGAATCGCCGCCGAAAAGACAAGCACCGCGATGGCCACCGAGCCCGACCCGGAAAAGTACAGCAGCGGCACCGAGCCCCACAACAAGATCAACGGAAAGCGGCGACGCCACCACATGGCAACAATGAGCCCAATGCCCGCGAGCAAGTCGGCCCACAACATCCATTCCAGAACTTGCAGGTCCTCGCCCAACAGCGACATCAAGGCAAATAGCATCCACACGAGGGTCGCCAGACTCATCAAAGTGAGGTCGATGATCCAGTCTCGGGGTGTGCGGCGAAAGGGCTCGTCGGGGTGAGCCAGCTCAGCAGGCAGCATCCAGGTTGGGCGCGTACCAGAGGGCGTCATAGGCATGCGACCAGCCTACGGCCCAGCGCGCAACCGTGAGACCAACAAGTGGCGAGAAACGCATAGCCACCCGGCCAAACCCTCTGGCCACTCGACAGATGCGATGTCCACCCAGTATGGACCACCATGGAAACCATGAACGCTATCGAGAACTCCACTGACCCCGGTAAACCAGTTCTGGAGCTGGACGGGCTGTCCAAGATGTTCAAAGACAACATCGCCGTAGACAACGTGTCGCTGACAATTCCAGCCGGGTCCATGACCGGCCTCGTCGGCCCCAATGGCGCGGGAAAAACCACCTCATTGTCGATGGCTGTGGGGATGCTGCGGCCCGATGCGGGTACGGCCCGAGTATGTGGCGTTGATGTATGGGACAACCCAACCGAGGCCAAGAAACACCTCGGCGTGCTGCCTGACGGCCTCGCCCTGCCGGAACGATTGACCGGATCGGAACTACTGACCTACTGGGGCCTTTTGCGAGGAATGGATCGAGCCACCGTGGACAGCCGTGCCAAGGAACTCATGCGAGTGTTGGAACTGGAGGAAGCCGACGAGTCGGGCACCCTTGTCATCGAGTACTCCACTGGTATGCGCAAGAAGATCGGCCTTGCCACAGCTTTGCTCCATCGCCCACCGGTCTTGGTCCTCGACGAACCCTATGAGGCGGTCGACCCAGTATCGGCTCGAGTCCTGACGAAGATCCTCCGCCGATTCACCGCAGGCGGCGGCTCCGTGGTGATCTCCAGCCACGTCATGGCCCTCGTCGAGCAATTGTGCGATCGAGTGGGAATCATTTCCAACGGGGTGGTCCTGGCCGATGGCACCTTGGATGAAGTGCGAGGCGAACACGACTGCCTAGAAGACACGTTTATCTCCCTCGTCGGCGGCCGTGACATGGACGAGGAGGCCCTGGCATGGTTGTAACGCTGGCCCGCATGAAGTGGTCAATGATGCGCCACAACAGCAACACCCGTCGGGTAGTTGGCGCCCTAGCCGGTCTGGGCGGAATTCTGCTCTTCATTAGCGGCCACCTCGCCGCCGACTCCGACGCCGCCCGTTCCGACCTGATGGTCCTCGGCCTGGCTAGCCTCCTCGCTGGCTGGGTACTGGGCCCCATTCTCTCGCCAAAGGCCGGAATACTCCGCCCCCACGACTTCGCCCTACTCCCTTTGAGCCGCTGGCGGCTAGGGGCCGGCCTGATGGCCGTGTGTTTTATCGGCATCGGCCCCCTGGTCACCGCCGCCGCCATGGGCACCGTTATCTGGTGGGCCGCGGGTCTGGCGCCCCAAGCCATCCTCGTGGCCATCCCCGGAGCCATCCTGACTCTGATCTTGATCGTCGTAGTCTCCCGACTCGCCTACGCGCTCTTGGGCACTGCCATGCTCAACCGACTTGGGGTCGAAATAGCAGCGATTCAATACGGCCTCCTCTTGTCAACCATGTTCGTCGGTTGGATGATCTTCCAAATCGCCGGCAACACCATCGGCTCCCTCTTGGAATCGGGGCTTCCCGGCACCATGACCCGATCCATTCTCGAATGGGTACCTTCGACCTGGACTGTCCATTCCATCGAAGCCGCGGCAGCCGGACAGTGGACCACCGCAGTGG is a window encoding:
- a CDS encoding ABC-F family ATP-binding cassette domain-containing protein: MSNAIVIQNLSFAWPDGEYVFTNLDAAFGPGKTGLIGHNGCGKSTLLRLIAGHATPAQGHIERHGTLGYLPQELPLSGHRSVADLLGISGRLQALDAIESGSADESHFEMLGEQWDIAERTRAHLDALGLADIELGRTVATLSGGEAMLCGLTGLLLAQPDLLILDEPTNNLDARARSRLYTAIDQFDGALVVVSHDRALLDRVDAIAELRAGRIRTFTGNFDAYERAIATEQHAAARHVRQAAADVERQRRDAMENQTKLAHRRQQAKRFHANKRQPLIVMNAKKRSAEVSAAKLTERHTEELAQAREKLDAAQRKLRGEDLIAVDLPETRVPSGRVLLDVRALTVGDVFGAAGVSLGIQGPERIALIGDNGSGKTTLLRAIAGLVMPDTGEVNTYVPLRYVPQKIDILHEEATVLDNVRAAAPHMTDAQIRNRLARFQFRKDAAFAMAGTLSGGERLRAALAVVLSASPAPQLLMLDEPTNNLDLPSVAQLKAALDSYRGAVIVASHDAAFLAELGITRWWKAAKGEPVTVGEDPLETAGE
- a CDS encoding response regulator translates to MTDSRPIRVLLVDDDPLVRSGLQIMLGGAEDIAVVAEVSDGAQAVEAVGEHEPDVILMDVRMPLLDGISATAQLCKATSAAPGTDPIQPPHPQVIVMTTFDADDTVVAALRAGAAGFLLKHTPPERIIDAIRRAAAGEPVLSPEVTRTLIGHVTETGPVAAEPNPAADTFAQLSSREQDVARAVAQGMSNAEIAAELYMSVGTVKAHISSALTKLDYTSRIQLAILAHDANKV
- a CDS encoding histidine kinase — encoded protein: MPMTPSGTRPTWMLPAELAHPDEPFRRTPRDWIIDLTLMSLATLVWMLFALMSLLGEDLQVLEWMLWADLLAGIGLIVAMWWRRRFPLILLWGSVPLLYFSGSGSVAIAVLVFSAAIHRPAKPVAVAVLVHILVGISFPFVVPQPEGQLPWVTVLVIVMFYLVFMLSGMLARSHRQVVVGMREQARRDRIEQEQRLANVRTNERQTIAREMHDVLAHRLSMLSVHAGGLAYRSKRASEGGKPLTEDELVETVTLIGDNARQALSELADILHVLRDDNNGDSFNASGAQAKLAELPALIEEAKESGQDVRFYMTLSEAESLRPQLQRTLYRTVQEGLTNARKHAPGSTVTVSVSADSTSVVATVANPLTPGVTASEIPGANTGLTGLAERVELEGGQLNFGISDGRYRLAVALPLNRD
- a CDS encoding ABC transporter ATP-binding protein produces the protein MNAIENSTDPGKPVLELDGLSKMFKDNIAVDNVSLTIPAGSMTGLVGPNGAGKTTSLSMAVGMLRPDAGTARVCGVDVWDNPTEAKKHLGVLPDGLALPERLTGSELLTYWGLLRGMDRATVDSRAKELMRVLELEEADESGTLVIEYSTGMRKKIGLATALLHRPPVLVLDEPYEAVDPVSARVLTKILRRFTAGGGSVVISSHVMALVEQLCDRVGIISNGVVLADGTLDEVRGEHDCLEDTFISLVGGRDMDEEALAWL